Proteins found in one Lachancea thermotolerans CBS 6340 chromosome C complete sequence genomic segment:
- the PHO80 gene encoding Pho80p (similar to uniprot|P20052 Saccharomyces cerevisiae YOL001W PHO80 Cyclin negatively regulates phosphate metabolism Pho80p-Pho85p (cyclin-CDK complex) phosphorylates Pho4p and Swi5p deletion of PHO80 leads to aminoglycoside supersensitivity truncated form of PHO80 affects vacuole inheritance), which yields MSDKESGGASAKHPDLTEDTKPDTGEDPVPEVALPNDFSQCPRTDLVILISRMLSFLIRINDSIPKDNSSELTRFHSRVPPQISVYDYLMRLTRYSSLEPAVLIASVYYIDLLSAMYTAFSLNSLTVHRFLLTATTVGSKGLCDSFCTNSHYAKVGGVQCSELHVLESEFLKRVNYRILPRDDNILNCKAERREGLFVTATYAKENRGPNNGFNVLDTYYQKIIEIVGSYDSSPDKTKRAHYVMKTPPAPREAEAPKKKRAHEESESAGSQASSSCKKPA from the coding sequence ATGTCTGATAAAGAGTCGGGAGGCGCGAGTGCAAAGCACCCGGATCTTACCGAAGACACCAAGCCAGACACGGGGGAAGATCCGGTACCGGAAGTCGCTCTTCCAAACGACTTCAGTCAGTGTCCGAGAACAGACCTTGTTATTCTGATTTCGCGAATGCTGTCGTTCCTTATCCGAATCAATGATTCAATACCTAAGGATAATTCTAGCGAACTAACTAGGTTCCATTCGAGGGTACCGCCACAGATTTCAGTATACGACTACTTAATGCGTTTAACTAGGTACTCTTCATTGGAGCCTGCCGTCCTGATTGCGTCCGTGTACTACATCGATTTACTTTCCGCTATGTATACAGCTTTTTCGCTGAATTCATTAACTGTGCACCGCTTCCTCCTCACAGCCACAACAGTTGGCAGCAAAGGCTTATGCGACTCGTTTTGTACCAACAGCCACTATGCCAAAGTGGGGGGTGTTCAATGCAGCGAACTGCATGTTCTAGAAAGCGAGTTTCTTAAGCGTGTCAACTACCGAATTCTCCCGCGAGATGACAATATCCTAAACTGCAAAGCCGAACGACGAGAAGGATTGTTTGTCACCGCAACTTATGCGAAAGAGAACCGTGGTCCTAacaatggcttcaatgTACTGGACACCTACTATCAGAAAATAATAGAAATTGTTGGCAGCTATGATTCTTCTCCCGACAAGACAAAAAGGGCCCACTACGTTATGAAGACGCCGCCCGCACCACGCGAAGCCGaagctccaaaaaaaaagagggcCCACGAGGAGAGCGAATCTGCAGGGAGCCAGGCCAGTTCTTCTTGCAAGAAACCGGCGTAA
- the YPT7 gene encoding Rab family GTPase YPT7 (highly similar to uniprot|P32939 Saccharomyces cerevisiae YML001W YPT7 Gtp-binding protein of the rab family required for homotypic fusion event in vacuole inheritance for endosome-endosome fusion and for fusion of endosomes to vacuoles when expressed from high copy plasmid GTP-binding protein rab family): MSSRKKNILKVIILGDSGVGKTSLMHRYVNDKFSQQYKATIGADFLTKEVTMDGDKVATMQVWDTAGQERFQSLGVAFYRGADCCVLVYDVTNAKSFENIKSWRDEFLVHANVSSPETFPFVILGNKLDVEESKKVVSNRSAQDMAKSLGNIPLFLTSAKGSINVDTAFEEIARNALQQSQADADAFEDDFNDAINIQLDGEPSSCSC; this comes from the coding sequence ATGTCAAGCCGGAAGAAAAACATTTTAAAGGTGATTATATTAGGAGACTCAGGTGTGGGCAAGACATCGTTGATGCACCGCTATGTCAATGACAAATTCTCACAGCAATATAAGGCAACAATCGGAGCTGACTTCCTGACGAAAGAGGTAACTATGGATGGGGATAAAGTAGCAACAATGCAGGTTTGGGACACAGCTGGCCAGGAGCGCTTCCAATCGTTGGGAGTCGCATTTTACAGAGGTGCAGACTGTTGCGTATTAGTATATGATGTTACGAACGCGAAATCGTTCGAGAATATCAAATCTTGGCGCGACGAGTTTCTCGTGCACGCCAACGTGTCATCACCAGAGACTTTCCCTTTCGTAATTCTAGGAAATAAGCTGGACGTTGAAGAATCGAAAAAGGTTGTCAGTAACAGATCCGCTCAAGACATGGCCAAGTCTTTAGGGAACATTCCACTTTTTCTTACGAGTGCGAAAGGCTCTATCAACGTTGATACAGCTTTCGAAGAAATTGCGCGCAACGCATTACAACAGAGTCAAGCGGACGCTGATGCGTTCGAAGACGATTTTAACGATGCCATCAATATCCAACTTGACGGCGAACCCAGCTCATGTAGCTGCTGA
- a CDS encoding pirin family protein (conserved hypothetical protein), which yields MNKPRSILKYFTALEQSEGVGAKVRRSIGSQELRNFTPFLMLDHFNVSPPAGFPDHPHHGQETITYVLGGMIAHEDFTGSRGVLRPGDLQFMTAGKGIIHSEIPVELESGAPSVGLQLWVDLPMHLKDCEPRYRDLLNNEIPSVQPKAGLEVRVISGESYGVGSMSELAYTPVHFYHYITRKPGTTFEQHFPSNFNVFMYVLKGSVIVNGKTFAQYSSVFFNTDGSRVEGSGSSEESEFILIGGEVLDQPILQYGPFVETSKQNMYEVIGNYQSGTNGFERAQGWSSSIARGVVFSDVAKIESCE from the coding sequence ATGAATAAACCCCGATCCATCCTGAAATATTTTACTGCTCTCGAACAAAGCGAAGGAGTTGGTGCCAAGGTTAGGAGGTCCATTGGCAGCCAGGAACTTCGGAATTTCACGCCATTTCTCATGCTTGACCACTTCAACGTTTCACCACCTGCTGGCTTTCCAGACCACCCTCACCACGGTCAAGAGACAATTACATATGTTCTTGGCGGGATGATTGCGCATGAAGACTTTACGGGTTCTCGAGGCGTCTTAAGACCGGGCGACCTCCAGTTTATGACTGCTGGCAAAGGAATAATTCACTCTGAAATTCCAGTAGAGCTTGAGAGTGGCGCACCCTCTGTGGGGCTACAACTGTGGGTCGATCTTCCGATGCACCTCAAAGATTGCGAACCTCGCTACAGAGACTTGCTCAATAATGAGATTCCAAGTGTCCAACCAAAGGCTGGGCTTGAAGTTCGCGTGATAAGCGGTGAATCCTACGGTGTGGGGTCAATGAGTGAATTGGCCTATACGCCAGTTCACTTCTATCATTACATCACCCGTAAACCAGGTACGACGTTTGAACAACACTTTCCCTCCAATTTCAACGTGTTTATGTACGTTTTGAAGGGCAGTGTTATTGTTAATGGTAAGACTTTTGCCCAGTAttcttctgtttttttcaacaCCGATGGCTCTCGCGTGGAAGGGTCCGGCTCCTCAGAGGAGTCTGAGTTTATACTGATAGGGGGAGAAGTTTTGGACCAGCCTATATTACAGTACGGTCCTTTCGTTGAAACCTCCAAACAAAACATGTATGAAGTTATCGGAAACTATCAAAGTGGCACTAACGGTTTTGAACGAGCCCAGGGCTGGTCCTCATCGATAGCTCGCGGTGTCGTATTTAGTGATGTGGCGAAAATCGAATCTTGTGAGTGA
- the ALG6 gene encoding dolichyl-P-Glc:Man(9)GlcNAc(2)-PP-dolichol alpha-1,3-glucosyltransferase (similar to uniprot|Q12001 Saccharomyces cerevisiae YOR002W ALG6 Glucosyltransferase involved in transfer of oligosaccharides from dolichyl pyrophosphate to asparagine residues of proteins during N-linked protein glycosylation mutations in human ortholog are associated with disease), with protein MDARKSLPKESFFASPLYDFLSPFRPVANQYYAEYVIVIFALVIRCAVGLGSFSGEATVPMHGDFEAQRHWMELTTNLPLSQWYWFDLQYWGLDYPPLTAYHSYALGKLGSVLNPEWFALGSSRGNETPELKAYMRFTVILSEAALYIPAVLYFTKWFGIKRRQSPIGQYIAAAAILFQPSLILIDHGHFQYNSVMLGLTVYAINNLLDGFHGPAAICFMLSLCFKQMALFYSPIFFAYLLSRSLFSPSFKFSRFMSVALSTVITFCLMFSPLYVFGGMKNVLQSIHRIFPFSRGIFEDKVANFWCVSNVIVKYADNFTQDQLQKLSTFATAAGFLPSFALVVLYPKKHMIPYGLAACSMAFFLFGFQVHEKSILVPLLPISLLFCSTDWNVLAIVSWINNVALFTLWPLLKKDKLALQYGIMMLLSNWLIGNFSFVTPRFLPGFITPGPSMSNVAETYRRRSFLPNNIVWKILIITSYIVMAVIHILDLFVQPPAKLPDLWVLMNCALGFTCFSVFWLWNNYKLFTMRNKSILDL; from the coding sequence ATGGACGCAAGAAAATCACTCCCGAAGGAATCCTTTTTTGCGTCGCCATTGTATGATTTTCTATCACCCTTTAGGCCTGTTGCCAACCAATATTACGCAGAGTATGTCATAGTGATTTTTGCCTTGGTCATACGATGTGCTGTGGGACTTGGTTCATTCTCCGGAGAGGCCACTGTGCCGATGCATGGCGACTTTGAAGCGCAAAGGCATTGGATGGAATTGACAACCAACTTGCCCTTATCTCAATGGTACTGGTTTGATCTTCAGTACTGGGGCCTTGACTACCCTCCTCTAACAGCTTATCACTCCTATGCTTTGGGCAAACTAGGCTCTGTACTCAACCCTGAGTGGTTCGCGCTTGGCTCCTCACGCGGAAATGAGACACCTGAATTGAAGGCATATATGAGGTTTACGGTGATTTTAAGCGAGGCAGCACTTTATATACCCGCTGTGCTCTATTTTACGAAGTGGTTTGGCATTAAGAGGCGTCAATCCCCCATTGGTCAGTAcattgctgctgctgcaatTTTGTTTCAACCCTCTCTAATATTGATTGACCATGGCCATTTCCAGTACAACTCAGTTATGTTGGGGCTCACAGTGTATGCCATAAACAATCTGTTGGACGGGTTTCATGGCCCAGCTGCTATCTGCTTTATGTTGTCTCTTTGCTTTAAACAAATGGCATTATTTTACTCTCCGATTTTTTTTGCGTACCTGCTTAGCAGATCACTGTTCTCACCATCCTTCAAATTTTCCCGCTTCATGTCAGTTGCGCTCTCGACAGTAATTACGTTTTGTCTCATGTTTTCACCCCTTTATGTTTTTGGTGGAATGAAGAATGTGCTTCAGTCAATTCATAGGATTTTCCCTTTTTCGCGGGGtatctttgaagataaaGTTGCCAATTTTTGGTGCGTTTCTAATGTCATAGTGAAATACGCTGATAACTTTACACAAGATCAGCTGCAAAAACTCTCGACATttgcaacagcagcaggcttTCTACCATCTTTTGCATTGGTGGTGCTTTACCCCAAGAAGCACATGATTCCTTACGGCTTAGCAGCTTGCTCAATGGCGTTTTTCCTTTTCGGTTTCCAGGTCCACGAGAAATCTATCTTAGTGCCTTTACTACCTATCTCCCTGCTCTTTTGTTCAACCGACTGGAATGTGTTAGCCATCGTCAGCTGGATTAACAATGTAGCCCTATTTACCTTGTGGCCTTTActgaaaaaagacaaaCTCGCTTTACAATATGGGATCATGATGCTCCTAAGCAATTGGCTAATTGGCAACTTCAGCTTTGTGACACCCCGCTTCTTGCCAGGTTTCATAACCCCCGGGCCATCGATGAGCAATGTAGCCGAAACTTACaggagaagaagttttctaCCTAACAATATTGTTTGGAAGATACTGATCATTACATCTTACATCGTTATGGCCGTCATCCATATTCTTGACTTGTTCGTTCAGCCTCCAGCGAAGTTGCCTGATCTGTGGGTTTTGATGAATTGCGCTTTGGGATTTACTTGTTTTAGCGTTTTTTGGCTGTGGAACAATTATAAACTGTTTACAATGCGAAACAAATCCATACTTGATCTCTAG
- the SGT2 gene encoding Sgt2p (similar to uniprot|Q12118 Saccharomyces cerevisiae YOR007C SGT2 Glutamine-rich cytoplasmic protein of unknown function contains tetratricopeptide (TPR) repeats which often mediate protein-protein interactions conserved in human and C. elegans), with amino-acid sequence MNPTKKELASLIIDYLCRTAEGKEIGEDYIDSLNVAIDCVTEAFEVEKESASSVIEKSFGGQSLEQIVGASSKGPTATQQEPVKVNIPVEDAEIKAKAEALKLEGNKAMATKDFEHAISKYSEAIRTLPSNAVYFANRAAAYSSLKKYAEAVEDAEAAIKVNPSYSKGYSRLGFAQYALGRPEEALDAYKKVLDIEGSNATDAMKRDYDTAMKKVEQSLNVERSAPAASNAESPDAAGGSGFPDIASMLGGGLGGGLGGLLKNPQVMQAAQQMMQNPNAMQEMMSNPAIKQMADKFQSGGGTPSMADLMNNPALMDMAKNMFGGPKQ; translated from the coding sequence ATGAATCccacaaaaaaagagcttgctAGTCTCATCATTGACTACCTCTGCCGTACTGCTGAGGGTAAAGAAATTGGAGAAGACTATATTGATTCTCTTAATGTCGCGATCGACTGTGTCACGGAGGCGTTTGAAGTCGAAAAAGAGTCCGCTTCGAGCGTAATTGAGAAATCTTTTGGAGGTCAGAGCCTTGAGCAAATTGTTGGTGCATCAAGTAAAGGACCCACTGCTACCCAACAAGAGCCGGTTAAGGTCAACATTCCGGTCGAGGACGCCGAAATCAAAGCCAAGGCAGAGGCTTTGAAGTTAGAGGGTAACAAGGCTATGGCTACCAAAGACTTCGAACATGCTATATCTAAGTACTCTGAGGCCATTCGGACTCTGCCTTCCAATGCAGTATATTTTGCTAACAGGGCTGCCGCCTATTcttcgttgaagaagtacgCTGAAGCAGTTGAAGATGCTGAGGCTGCTATCAAGGTGAACCCCTCATACTCTAAAGGCTACTCCAGGCTAGGTTTTGCTCAATATGCGCTAGGAAGGCCTGAGGAAGCACTCGATGCCTACAAAAAGGTGCTAGACATCGAAGGCAGTAATGCCACTGACGCAATGAAGAGAGATTATGACACCGCAATGAAAAAGGTGGAGCAATCTCTGAATGTCGAGAGGAGCGCGCCAGCCGCGAGCAATGCAGAAAGTCCCGACGCTGCTGGTGGGAGCGGCTTCCCAGATATCGCCTCAATGCTGGGAGGCGGCTTAGGCGGCGGCCTAGGGGGTCTGCTGAAAAACCCTCAAGTGATGCAGGCTGCTCAACAAATGATGCAAAATCCCAATGCTATGCAAGAGATGATGAGCAATCCAGCTATTAAGCAAATGGCGGACAAGTTTCAGTCAGGTGGTGGTACCCCTAGCATGGCAGACTTGATGAATAATCCTGCTCTCATGGATATGGCTAAAAATATGTTTGGGGGTCCTAAGCAATAG
- a CDS encoding KLTH0C11242p (similar to uniprot|Q04263 Saccharomyces cerevisiae YML002W Hypothetical ORF), with amino-acid sequence MPYYLPVLLNPLINAVFNCPTPQNSPLRKVFTRIEKQRFALVTPTPEILLEYEDLESGSSLQDLCYSASFVSDHILLLGGGGCSHEEEYKTLSGKTITLRNQQKALFTGEGFDARRRCQVLETELLSNFNEYFQGSSTYPIIHVDFPLTGRLARRDEWPGFKAYRFASTDTTSANSSLAASTEPKASLEQMLRAHPSYGDKLSAIIRTQRAALSSSTYNADNLAAHFMQTCEKALAAIQEDQSFRAFPNLRLQIHEYVEMNLYDDFWAQLTNSLKDSEIENQSDFSILRNISISQVPSFLYPTDRQKFDIRCVTQVEKNLREAVECLRRLPVTNSHSSKAKVIVETLQTVSRSLEINDKVISVDADTLVSLLVVVVCQAEVKDLKSHLFYLQEFAKDSNSITFGILAYGMSTLEAVLSYFESREKLKLLEKHCSSNASYWEALADGKLPLGSLNPSEVKDILRTRTPAGLSCLSICLQNRQPNLFLHLATKFEHCFPLEDLLNDETVEGSNLLIQMLDNGCSSLSGNFIEMLFRSCTKTELESFLNHVNRYQRSSGHYLMHALDLIVKVGKFINWEQRDCNGHTPLFAIIRTYDHTDYDAMVLEAYKSARLWCTLKGKQFRLSKHQDNKGNTLLHVIKSNVSVVLDDPLVNVNSFNKKGLTPIMVYARYNRLDNIKSILRDKRLIIQKCQNGSYLTCFDYIKNPVVLGELGKHAFFLPQSYQIRAHNIKFEGDEWVLWMTLVGSVPNAPAKVIQRSLKFIQSFLISFSKTNSMTFIPAESLAEELSLLAKMKIISINRLETKHFLRRASVVLSLICRQEEFEHIFNNPSGSLVNAAEHVQEQEANSTYGMIEPEEVASIQKIMKFNRTEILAIKSGALMLKKLAIFGILKGKDLERSHTMFQSHGNNFTKIIGRSTNVFGSLKHSLPQCEFGYLANNTALLELSSRLLVQKIDKILNHDIPHWWKTYGELVSLRHEYNKNFPDDVRPRVAENTGFISSYIETKRVRLEQGLVGRINRSSKNLLRFSLMLRRSNESLAVELNNFINFKAEFWVSATIKEHAAMNIKWLQEQLVCLEEALYDYKDKFASKPVNTLHIIP; translated from the coding sequence ATGCCGTATTATTTGCCGGTGCTCCTTAACCCGCTCATAAATGCTGTCTTTAATTGTCCAACTCCCCAGAACTCACCTTTGAGAAAAGTCTTCACTCGAATAGAGAAACAAAGATTCGCACTAGTAACGCCGACACCTGAGATACTTTTAGAATACGAAGACCTTGAGTCTGGCTCATCACTCCAAGATCTTTGCTACTCAGCCAGTTTTGTTTCTGATCACATTCTATTATTAGGCGGTGGGGGCTGCTCACACGAAGAAGAGTACAAGACGCTTAGCGGGAAGACTATCACTTTGAgaaaccaacaaaaagcgtTGTTCACAGGTGAAGGGTTCGATGCGAGGAGGAGATGCCAAGTTCTCGAAACCgagcttctttccaactTCAATGAGTACTTTCAAGGATCATCAACGTATCCAATCATACATGTTGATTTCCCCCTAACGGGCCGACTTGCCAGGCGAGATGAATGGCCAGGGTTTAAGGCATATAGATTTGCGAGTACTGACACAACATCTGCAAATAGTTCACTAGCCGCCTCTACTGAGCcgaaagcttctttagAACAGATGCTTCGCGCCCACCCATCATATGGAGATAAGCTGAGTGCAATCATTAGAACCCAAAGAGCTGCACTCTCATCATCCACTTACAATGCAGACAACTTGGCTGCTCACTTCATGCAAACATGCGAAAAAGCGCTGGCAGCGATACAAGAGGATCAATCATTTCGCGCTTTTCCAAATCTTCGCTTACAGATTCACGAATACGTTGAAATGAATTTGTATGACGATTTTTGGGCCCAGTTAACTAACTCATTGAAAGATTCTGAGATCGAGAACCAAAGCGATTTTTCCATTCTGAGAAACATTTCTATATCTCAAGTTCCCTCTTTCTTATACCCGACCGATCGCCAGAAATTTGACATCCGATGCGTTACGCAAGTTGAAAAGAATCTCCGGGAGGCAGTCGAGTGTCTAAGAAGGTTGCCCGTCACGAACAGTCACTCCTCTAAAGCGAAAGTCATTGTTGAAACCCTACAAACGGTCTCTAGGAGCCTGGAAATAAATGATAAAGTTATTTCAGTTGATGCTGATACTTTGGTTAGTCTTTTGGTAGTAGTGGTTTGTCAAGCGGAGgtcaaagacttgaaaagccaCCTTTTCTATCTTCAAGAATTCGCCAAGGATTCTAACTCGATAACCTTCGGCATATTAGCGTACGGCATGTCAACCCTTGAGGCTGTACTTTCATACTTCGAGAGTAGAGAGAAGTTGAAATTACTGGAAAAACACTGCTCCTCGAACGCGAGTTACTGGGAAGCTCTAGCGGATGGAAAACTGCCGCTTGGATCCCTGAATCCTTCTGAGGTTAAAGATATTCTCAGGACAAGAACACCTGCTGGTCTCTCGTGCCTGTCTATATGTCTCCAAAATAGACAGccaaatctttttttgcACCTCGCGACAAAGTTTGAACATTGTTTTCCTCTGGAAGACCTTCTGAATGACGAGACAGTTGAAGGTTCTAATTTACTGATTCAAATGCTGGACAATGGTTGCAGTAGCCTTTCTGGGAACTTTATTGAAATGCTCTTCAGAAGTTGCACAAAGACAGAATTAGAATCCTTTTTGAACCACGTTAATAGGTATCAGCGGTCGTCTGGTCATTACTTGATGCATGCTTTGGACCTTATTGTTAAAGTCGGAAAATTCATAAATTGGGAGCAGCGCGACTGCAACGGCCACACGCCATTGTTTGCGATAATTCGCACTTATGATCACACAGATTATGATGCTATGGTGCTTGAGGCATATAAATCAGCGCGTCTGTGGTGCACTCTCAAAGGAAAGCAGTTCAGGCTATCAAAGCATCAGGATAATAAAGGAAACACTTTACTCCATGTTATTAAGTCAAACGTTTCAGTTGTACTGGACGATCCCCTAGTGAATGTGAACTCCTTCAATAAGAAAGGGCTCACGCCTATCATGGTTTATGCCAGGTATAACCGACTTGATAACATCAAATCGATTCTCAGGGATAAGCGGCTTATTATCCAGAAGTGTCAGAACGGTTCTTACTTGACGTGCTTTGACTACATAAAGAACCCAGTCGTTTTGGGAGAACTTGGCAAACATGCCTTTTTTCTCCCACAGTCATATCAAATCCGAGCACACAATATCAAATTCGAAGGGGATGAATGGGTTTTGTGGATGACTTTGGTAGGCAGCGTGCCAAACGCCCCAGCCAAAGTCATCCAGCGCTCCCTGAAGTTTAttcagagctttttgatctccttttcgaaaacaaaTTCTATGACTTTTATCCCGGCAGAGAGccttgctgaagaactgagTCTTCTCGCTAAAATGAAAATAATTTCAATCAACAGGCTTGAAACAAAGCATTTCTTGAGGAGGGCATCAGTAGTTCTTAGCCTGATATGCCGACAAGAGGAGTTCGAGCATATATTTAACAACCCAAGCGGCAGTTTAGTCAATGCGGCAGAGcatgttcaagaacaagaagctaaTAGCACATACGGTATGATTGAGCCCGAAGAGGTTGCAAGCATTCAGAAGATCATGAAATTCAATAGAACTGAAATTTTAGCAATAAAGTCAGGGGCGTTGATGTTAAAGAAACTGGCCATTTTTGGAATACTCAAAGGGAAAGACTTAGAACGCTCACACACTATGTTTCAATCTCATGGGAACAATTTCACTAAAATAATAGGGCGCTCAACTAATGTTTTTGGCAGCTTGAAACACTCGTTACCACAATGCGAGTTTGGTTATCTGGCGAATAACACAGCCCTTCTTGAGCTCAGCTCAAGGCTTTTAGTCCAAAAAATTGACAAGATTTTGAATCATGACATTCCGCATTGGTGGAAAACATATGGTGAGTTGGTGTCTCTTCGTCATGAATACAATAAGAATTTTCCAGATGATGTCAGACCCCGGGTGGCAGAAAACACTGGATTCATCAGCTCCTATATCGAAACGAAACGAGTGAGGCTTGAACAGGGACTTGTTGGCAGAATAAATCGCAGCTCGAAAAATCTATTAAGGTTCAGCCTGATGTTGAGAAGAAGTAACGAAAGCCTTGCTGTTGagctgaacaacttcattAATTTCAAGGCAGAGTTCTGGGTGTCAGCTACAATCAAGGAACATGCTGCTATGAACATAAAATGGCTGCAGGAACAGCTAGTATGTCTCGAAGAAGCGTTGTACGATTATAAAGACAAGTTCGCGTCCAAACCTGTAAATACTTTACATATTATACCCTAA
- the TSR3 gene encoding ribosome biogenesis protein TSR3 (similar to uniprot|Q12094 Saccharomyces cerevisiae YOR006C Hypothetical ORF), whose product MAKSSKGKGSNKQRGAHSSKPSSGHTSTHRHVESKHGANKSGKNFPVKLAMWDFDQCDPKRCSGKKLERLGIIKSLRVGQKFQGIVVSPNGKSVVCPNDRNIVEENGAAVVECSWARLDEVPFNKIGGRNERLLPYLVAANQVNYGRPWRLNCVEALAACFAIVGRLDLATELLSHFSWGLQFLELNKELLEVYQRCTDADSIKKAEDAWLEQIEKEAQERKARNPGDDLWLTGNVNHKKGHGVTQNENKDEAEVGSTWEQGENSEYESDESAADGEEAYHGPVKYDSLGNEITLSESSDPEYSDSEELLEEPDFLGDNSFSNDSDIRDVTVGLSKVAIKGDVTEQ is encoded by the coding sequence ATGGCCAAATCGTCGAAGGGCAAAGGTTCAAACAAACAAAGAGGCGCCCATTCAAGTAAGCCATCGAGCGGCCACACTTCGACCCATAGACATGTGGAATCAAAGCATGGGGCTAATAAAAGTGGTAAAAACTTCCCTGTGAAGTTAGCAATGTGGGACTTCGACCAATGTGATCCCAAGAGATGCAGCGGGAAAAAACTCGAACGTTTAGGTATAATCAAATCACTTCGGGTTGGGCAAAAATTTCAGGGAATTGTAGTCTCTCCCAATGGTAAAAGTGTTGTGTGTCCTAATGACAGGAATATTGTGGAGGAGAATGGTGCGGCAGTAGTCGAGTGTTCATGGGCTCGTCTTGATGAGGTGCCTTTCAATAAAATTGGAGGAAGGAACGAAAGGCTTTTGCCCTACTTGGTTGCTGCGAACCAGGTGAACTATGGTCGCCCATGGAGACTTAACTGTGTAGAAGCTTTAGCAGCCTGTTTTGCTATCGTTGGGCGCTTAGATCTCGCGACCGAGCTTCTTAgtcatttttcttgggGCCTTCAATTCTTAGAGTTGAACAAAGAGTTGCTTGAAGTTTATCAACGTTGCACAGATGCTGACTCCATAAAAAAAGCAGAGGATGCATGGCTGGAACAAATCGAGAAAGAGGCCCAAGAACGAAAGGCGCGCAACCCGGGCGATGATCTGTGGTTGACAGGAAATGTTAACCATAAAAAAGGCCATGGTGTTACGCAGAATGAGAATAAAGACGAAGCTGAGGTTGGAAGTACTTGGGAACAAGGCGAGAATAGCGAATATGAAAGCGATGAGAGTGCGGCAGATGGCGAAGAAGCATATCATGGGCCAGTCAAATATGACAGCTTAGGAAATGAAATCACGCTCAGCGAAAGCAGCGATCCAGAATACAGCGACTCTGAGGAGCTGTTGGAAGAACCTGACTTCTTAGGTGACAATAGTTTTTCAAACGACAGCGACATTCGCGACGTTACTGTGGGCCTCAGTAAGGTTGCCATCAAAGGGGACGTAACGGAACAGTAG